The genomic interval GGAGTTGGAGTGAGTCTACGGCAGATTGTACTGGATACTGAGACTACTGGATTGGAGCCAAAACAAGGGCACCGGATCATCGAAATAGGCTGTGTAGAGATGGTTGATCGCCGGCTCACAGGCAATAATTTTCACCAGTATCTTCAGCCTGACCGCGGTATCGATTCTGCTGCGGTGGAGGTTCATGGCATCACCAATGAGTTTCTTGCCGATAAGCCACGCTTTGGTGATCTGGTTGATGACTTTATGGAGTATGTTCGGGGGGCGGAGTTAATCATCCACAACGCTCCCTTCGATGTCGGCTTTATCAACAATGAGCTGCAGATGCTGAACAAGGACTGGGAGGTAATTTCCAGTTATTGCGGTGTGGTGGATACCCTGGTGATGGCGAAAAAGCTCCATCCGGGACAGCGCAACAGCCTCGATGCACTGTGTAAACGTTACGATATAGACAACAGCCACCGTGAGCTCCATGGCGCACTTCTCGACTCGGAGATACTGGCGGAAGTCTACCTCTTTATGACCGGCGGGCAGACCCTGCTCTCACTCGACGGCAATTCACTGGATGGGGTGGGAGGTGCCGGATCTATCCGGCGGCTCTCTTCTGATCGTCCACCGCTCAAGATTATTCAGGCCGCCGGTGATGAGGTCCATGCTCATGAGACACGACTTGAGGTGATCGAAAAAGGGAGTGATGGAAGCTGTGTATGGCGGCACTAGCCGACTGATTATTCTGTCTTATTTCCTATAGATCTGCTGGGCCGTTATTGTTCTGTTCGAACTCTTATGGACAGCTACGCTCGCGGCCTTGCCTGTTATCG from Candidatus Sedimenticola sp. (ex Thyasira tokunagai) carries:
- the dnaQ gene encoding DNA polymerase III subunit epsilon: MSLRQIVLDTETTGLEPKQGHRIIEIGCVEMVDRRLTGNNFHQYLQPDRGIDSAAVEVHGITNEFLADKPRFGDLVDDFMEYVRGAELIIHNAPFDVGFINNELQMLNKDWEVISSYCGVVDTLVMAKKLHPGQRNSLDALCKRYDIDNSHRELHGALLDSEILAEVYLFMTGGQTLLSLDGNSLDGVGGAGSIRRLSSDRPPLKIIQAAGDEVHAHETRLEVIEKGSDGSCVWRH